In the genome of Methylomagnum ishizawai, the window GGCCTCGATCAAGGTATCGAGCCGGGCCAGCGGTGCGCCGGGTTTGGTGCGGGAAGGAAAGAAGCGCCCAAACGCGGCATAATCCGCGCCCGCCGCTTCCGCCGCCAGGGCGAGTGCCACCGAGTCGTAGCAGGACACGCCGATGATGGCCCCATCGCCCAAGCGCCGCCGGGCTGCCTGGGGACTGGGATCGTCCCGGCCCAGATGCACGCCGTCGGCCCCGGTTTGCGCCGCCAGTTCCACCGAATCATTGATAATCAAAGGCACGCCCGCCGCCCGGCACAGCGCCAGCAGCCGTTCCGCCGCCGCCGTGGGATCGGGGGCGGATTTGGCGCGGTATTGGACCAGGACGGCCCCGCCCCGGAGCGCCGCCGCCACGGCCAGGCAGAGGGCGTCGATATCCTCGGGACCGTCGCGGGTGATGGCGTACAAGCCTTGCGCGGGCAATGGTTTCGCTGGCATGGGCGTCCCGTCGGTTAGTTGTTTTTCCAGCTCCGGCGGCGCGAGGAATCGGTGACCAGGGCGTCGCCGACCTTTTCCTGGGCCTGCCGGAACACGTCGAACACGCCGTTGATGGCGATGCGGGCGGTGTCGCCCTTGTCGCAGACGAAGCCGCCGGCCTTCACCGCCAGCACCGCCTCGGCGAACTGGGTCTTGCAATACTCGGCGGCGATGGAGTGCACCTTCTTCATCACGTTCTGGGCGC includes:
- the thiE gene encoding thiamine phosphate synthase codes for the protein MPAKPLPAQGLYAITRDGPEDIDALCLAVAAALRGGAVLVQYRAKSAPDPTAAAERLLALCRAAGVPLIINDSVELAAQTGADGVHLGRDDPSPQAARRRLGDGAIIGVSCYDSVALALAAEAAGADYAAFGRFFPSRTKPGAPLARLDTLIEARRRLHIPLAAIGGITPDNAAPLLEAGAGLLAVVEGVFGGDDPAAAARRFAPLFEPGRGGPT